One Cucurbita pepo subsp. pepo cultivar mu-cu-16 chromosome LG09, ASM280686v2, whole genome shotgun sequence DNA window includes the following coding sequences:
- the LOC111801929 gene encoding protein indeterminate-domain 5, chloroplastic-like, with protein sequence MAASSSSVPLFGSRDEAQMRQQQQQQQQQQQQQQQQSNSSGVAPPKKKRNQPGTPNPDAEVIALSPKTLMATNRFICEVCNKGFQREQNLQLHRRGHNLPWKLKQKSNKEPKRKVYLCPEPTCVHHDPSRALGDLTGIKKHYSRKHGEKKWKCDKCSKRYAVQSDWKAHSKTCGTREYRCDCGTLFSRRDSFITHRAFCDALAQESARHPTNLGSAMGGHLYGGNSNVGLTLSQVPQMSSLQDIPNITQSDVLRLGGGGRTGQFNHLLPPSIGSSFRPPPQQAMPSSAAAAAFFLNDQTSQNSFHEDHGSQSQQGLFGNKAFHGLMQFSDMQSHTSNSNNPSSNLFNLGFISNPTGDSTTNMNNNNNTNSNNTSNSNNNSNSNNNNLQSSLLNQFNGTNNGNNEGGGASNIFSMMGDQMNSGAVPSLYSNTTGVGGSGTSGAIPHMSATALLQKAAQLGSTTSSSNTTATLLRSFGSSSTSGGKASDRTLFPPSYGGVFGENESNLQDLMNSFTTGNSTGGLFGGGMSSFGTFDGGNNRPNNMETLEDPKLQQNLSSVSMGGTDRLTRDFLGVGQIVRSMSSGGGGGGGGGGGGGGYSQREHKQPPQGIVMEGNESNSAASSQAFGGGGNGNYQ encoded by the exons ATGGcggcttcttcttcatccGTTCCACTTTTCGGATCTCGGGATGAAGCCCAGATGAGACAACAacagcagcaacagcaacaacagcagcaacaacaacaacagcaatCTAATTCTTCGGGTGTGGCGCCAccgaagaaaaagaggaacCAACCAGGAACACCGA atcCAGATGCGGAGGTGATTGCTTTGAGTCCAAAGACACTAATGGCAACCAATAGATTCATATGTGAAGTATGCAACAAAGGGTTTCAAAGAGAGCAAAATCTACAACTTCATAGAAGAGGACACAATTTGCCTTGGAAGTTAAAGCAAAAAAGCAATAAAGAGCCAAAAAGGAAGGTGTATTTATGCCCAGAACCCACATGCGTCCATCACGACCCATCAAGAGCTCTTGGTGACTTAACAGGTATCAAAAAACATTACTCCAGAAAGCATGgggagaagaaatggaagtgCGATAAGTGCTCTAAACGCTATGCCGTTCAGTCTGATTGGAAGGCCCATTCCAAGACCTGTGGTACTCGCGAGTATCGCTGCGATTGTGGCACTCTTTTCTCCag ACGGGATAGTTTTATTACACATAGAGCGTTTTGTGATGCATTGGCACAAGAAAGTGCAAGACATCCTACAAATTTAGGGTCAGCAATGGGAGGCCATTTATATGGAGGTAATAGCAATGTGGGGTTGACATTATCACAAGTTCCTCAAATGTCATCTCTTCAAGATATTCCCAATATAACCCAATCGGACGTCCTCCGTCTTGGCGGTGGAGGACGAACCGGGCAGTtcaatcatcttcttcctccgtCTATCGGTTCGTCGTTTCGACCACCACCGCAACAGGCAATGCCGTCTTCGGCTGCGGCTGCGGCGTTCTTCTTGAATGATCAAACTAGCCAGAATAGCTTCCATGAGGATCATGGAAGTCAATCTCAACAAGGGTTGTTTGGAAACAAGGCGTTTCATGGATTAATGCAATTTTCTGATATGCAAAGTCATACGAGTAATAGTAACAACCCTTCCTCAAATCTCTTCAATTTGGGGTTCATTTCGAACCCGACGGGTGATAGTACGACGAAtatgaacaacaacaacaacaccaACAGTAATAATACGAGTAAtagcaacaacaacagcaacagcaacaacaacaatctTCAATCGTCTTTGCTTAATCAATTCAATGGCACGAACAATGGCAACAATGAAGGTGGTGGTGCATCAAACATTTTCTCAATGATGGGTGATCAAATGAATTCAGGTGCAGTCCCGTCTCTCTATAGCAACACGACGGGAGTCGGTGGTAGCGGTACGAGCGGAGCAATTCCACACATGTCAGCAACGgcgcttctccaaaaggcagCTCAATTAGGCTCAACAACGTCAAGTAGCAACACAACAGCGACATTGCTAAGATCATTTGGAAGCTCGTCAACTTCAGGTGGGAAAGCATCCGATAGGACGCTTTTCCCACCGAGCTACGGCGGAGTATTCGGTGAAAATGAGAGCAATCTTCAAGATCTAATGAACTCATTCACCACCGGAAACTCAACCGGTGGGCTCTTCGGTGGCGGGATGAGCTCATTCGGTACATTCGACGGCGGAAACAATAGACCAAACAACATGGAAACATTGGAAGATCCGAAATTACAACAGAATCTAAGCTCAGTTAGCATGGGAGGAACAGATAGATTAACAAGAGACTTCCTAGGCGTTGGACAAATTGTAAGAAGTATGAGtagcggaggaggaggaggaggaggaggaggcggcggtggcggcggttATTCGCAACGAGAACATAAACAACCGCCGCAAGGGATCGTTATGGAGGGAAATGAGAGCAATTCAGCTGCATCAAGCCAAGCATTTGGTGGTGGAGGAAATGGAAACTAccagtga